The genomic stretch AAATCTCAAAACCGGCCCCTGCGTCACGCGGGGGCCGGTTTTTGCATTCGTGACGGGTCGAGCCGACGCGGACACCGATACTTTTCCCAATGTGGACAACGTGGGGACGGCGAGTCACCCCGCCTTCGCCTTCCGGAAGGCCGCCTGCGTGCTCGGCTGCGGCGTGAAGGGTGTCCGCGAGTACGTCGCCGCCGGCGTCCTCTCTCCAACGGAATAGAGCACCGAGTCGAGGAAGTGGTAATTCCGCCACGAAGACATAGAGGCGTTCTGTTACTCGTCCTCAGGAGAACTGCCGGTACCGGATCGTCCGTGACAGTGCTTGAACTTGGCCCCGCTCCCACACGGACACGAAGCATTAGGGCCGGAGACGGCTCTGCGGGATTTCCTGTCCAGCCGTTTCGTACTACGTCTCGGCTTGTTGAGGAGTATCTGTATGACAGAGGCAAGCACGGCGAGCATGGCCCAGAATGAACCCGGATCGTTCGGGACCATGAGATCCGCGATGGGCTTGAGCCCAGGCGCTTCTCTCTCTATCGACTCTCTCAGGTCCCCCTGGGATAGCTTCTCACGCTGCGCTCGGTCGATCAGGCGCAACAACATCTGCAGGTCCGAGGGCCCGATGTCGGGGCGGGAGAGGACGCGGTATGCCTGCTCTAGGAAGTACACTTGTCCTTTACGAACCGCAATGTTTCCTATCTCAAGGTCTCCTCCGCAGTCGCAGGTCCTGTCGCCAAGGACGAGGGCCATTCCAGAGACCGAAAAGTTTCTGCCCTCGAAGGTGAGACCGTGATCGAAAGTCATTTCGCCACACTCTCTGCAAAAGGCGGGTGGCTTGAATACGGTCGTCTCGTCCATCACCTAGGGATTGAGTTGCGATAAGGATCAGATGTTAATGCTGCGAGTGATCCCGTCCGCGGCCGCGGTGTCGAAGTCGGCGAGGCCGTGCTCGGTGACGGTCACCGACGAGTGCCACAGTACGCGCTGGATGGTGCGCACATCGGTACCCCGCTGGTGCTCGTGGCGGGGCGATGTCGTCGAGGGCGCCCGCCTCGGTGGAGGTGCCGAGGTGGACCTACCGGGGGAGCGGCCCTCGCAGAGCGTGTGCCCCGACCGTCCACAGGATTTTGGTCCCGGCGCGGACGGTCCCGTTGAGGGTCCCCGTGATCTGCGACTTCCCGACGCGCTTGCGGTACGCCACCGGCACCTCGGCCGTCCGCAGCCCGGCGCGAACGGCGCGGACCTGCATCTCGACCGTCCACCCGAACGTCTCGTCGCGCATCCCGAGCCGCTCGTAGGCGTCCCAGCGGATCGCGCGGAACGGGCCGAGGTCGGTGAAGCGCGCGCCCCAGCGGAGGCGCACCAGCGCGCAGGCGAGCGCGTTGCCCCAGCGCGCCTGCGGCAGCAGCGCCCCCGCCTCGACACGCCCCGCGCGCTGGCCGAGCACGCGGCTCCCGATCACGAGGTCGGCCTCGTCGCGGACAAGGGGCGCCAGCAGGGCACTGAGGTCGGCCGGGTCGTCGCTGCGGTCGGCGTCCACGAACACGACCACCTCGGGCGGACGGCGGCGCACCTCGGCGAGGGCTGCCAGGCAGGCCCGCCCGTAGCCCGCTCGGGGCTCCGAGACCACCGTCGCGCCCGCGGCCCGCGCCTCGGCCGCCGTCCCGTCGCGTGAGCCGTTGTCGGTCACCACGACTTCGCCGACGAGGCCCGTCGCCAGCATCTCGCGGACGACGGCGCCCACCGAGCCCTCCTCGTTTCGCGCCGGGATCACCACGGAGACGCGCATCAGCGACCGTCCACGAAGCCGACCCGCGTCACGGTCTGGGTGGGGAAGGGGATCGACAGGGAGATCGGGTAGACCCAGCCGATGCTCCCCACGCCTCCGATGACAGGCGTCGGCGTGGTGCCCACGACGACGCCTTCCAACTGGGCGCCCACGAACACCGGGTCGCCGGGGGTGGAGCCGTAGAGGAGGCTCGTCGCCTGGAGCTCCGCCGTGTCGAGGAACGAGAGGAACGACGCCTGCCCTCCGCCTTCCTGCGGGGTCGGCTGGGTGAGGAACGAGGCGCTGTCGTCGGTGTCCACCCGCCGCACCACGAAGCGCACCCGGGCGCCCTCCAGCCGCCCGCTGGCGACGGACAGGACGACGGGCGCGGCGTTGCTGGATGCGGAGGGCGACGGCCCCGAGGTCACGACCGACGAAGGGATTGTGACCGTCACCACGCTCCGGGCCCCGTCGGCGTCGCGGAGGGCTTCGATGCGGTGGGCGTCGCCCGGCGCCACCGCGAGGTCGGCCACGAACAGGTGCGCGCGGATGCCGTCGGGGAGGGTCACGACCGAGTCGCGCCAGGCGGTCGTCCGGCCAGTCGTCAGTTCGGTCGAGGTGACGGTCACGGGCAGCCGGTCGGGCGTGTCGAGCACGCTCCCGGCGAGGTCCTGCACACGGATGGCCTGACGAGCCGTCCGGCCATCGAGGGTGCCGTAGAGCGCGAACGCGCGGGTGTCATCGACTCGCGGGGAGAACCCGTCGTCGCAGGCGCTGAGGGCGGCGGCGAGCAGCAGCAGGAGCGACCAGCGCGTCATTCCACCTCGACGCGCAGGCCGAGCGTCGGCAGGAGCGGAAGCTGATTCACCGGCTCAGCGCGGAGGGCGTCGTAGTAGAACACGTTGGCCCGGTCGGTGGCATTGAGGACGGCTGCCTGCACGACGGCCCGCGCGCCGGGGATCCGGACGGCCCACTCCGCCGACACGTCCAGGCGGGCATAGGGGGGCGTCCGCCCCCCGTACGGCTCCGGGGCGAACAGGACGACGCCCGGCCCGGACGCGGCCTCGATCGGGATGCCGCGCGCGATCGCTTCGGTCAGGTCCAGGTAGGCCCCAGCGACCTCGGAGATCGGCCGTCCGGAGGTGAGCTGGAAGGCGGCGGCCAGCGCGAACGGCCCGCGCTCGACGCGGCCGTCCACCGACAGCCGGTGGGGACGGTGGAACGGCGGCCGGTACGTCCGCTCGGCGTCGCGGTACGTCAGTGACTGGGCGCCGTAGCGGGCGTCGAGGCGGAGGCCGGGGCGCCGGAGGGCCGCGGTTACCTCCACGCCGCGGGCGTTGCCATTGGTGGAGAGGAGGCGACCGTCCAGGAGGATCGTCTGGCCCGAGAGCGCCTTCGCGTACCCCTCCACGCCGAGCCGCACCGGCCCGAACCCGCCCTCCCAGCCGACGAGCCTGTGAACGGCCGTCGGCACGGGGAAGGCCGTCTGGGTGGTCGTCCAGGCCGTGAACACGTCGCCCACATCGCGCTGGTCCTGCAAGCCGACGATCTCCTGCCGGTACACGCCCGCCGCCGCTCGGAAGAGGCTCGGCCCCGTCGCCCAGGACATCAGCAGCCGCGGCTCGACGGAGGTCGTCCGCGCTTGCGCGGGGAACGTCTGCACGCGGAGCCCCGGCTCCAGGCGGACGCCCGCCCCGAGGTCGAGGTCGGCGTCGACGAAGATCGACCCCTCGCTCGTGTTCTGGCCCGTCTCTGCGTTCGGCTGGAAGCTGTACTGGAACAGGTACGAGGACGCCTGGATGCCCGTCCGTACGGTGTGGGGCCCGACGTAGTAGACGTACCCGAAGCGTCCGCCGAACGTCTCCGCCGACGCCTCCCGGAAGGGAGCCCCGATGGGATCGAACGTGGTCGTGAACCGCGACCAGTAGGCGCTCACGTCGATGGCCGCCGCGAAGGCCGACGAGATCGAGAAGAACTGCCCGCCCGCCGCCTCGGTCCGCGTGGTGATGCGGTTGCCGTTGATGCCGAGATCGCCCTCGTCGTCGGCGAAGAGGACCGTCCCCTGGAGCGTCGAGGTCGCGTCGAGGCGTGCGTGGAGCTTGCCGTAGGCGTCCGAGAACCGGTACGGCAGCGCGATGCCGAGCGCCTCGCCCGACTGCTCCACGACCGACTGGCGCACCGAGCCGAGGAACGACATGTCGCCCGGCACGATCGGAAGCTCCACTTCGGCGCCGAGGAGCACCGGCGACGCCGTCACCGCCCCGCCGACGCGCCGCTTGTGGCCCGTCCGCCCGGTCACGTCCACCACCGACGCGATCCGACCGCCGAAGCGGGCTGGCCACCCGCCCGCGTACACGTCCGCCGAGCGGACGACGCCCGCCGGGAGCGCGCTGTAGCCGCCGAGCAGGTGGAACGGCTGGAAGAGCGGGATGCCGTCCACCAGCACCAGGTTCTGCGTCGGCGTGCCGCCGCGGACGGAGAGCTGCCCGCCGCGGTCGCCGAGGGTGCTCACGCCGGGTTGGGCGAGGATGCCCGAGGCGAGGTCGCCGCCGGGGTCGAGGGTGGGGAGCGCCGCGAGGTCGGCCGGGCGGAGGCGCGTCAGGCCGGGCTCCCGCACCGCCGCGCCCTCGATCGCCTCCACCTCGACGGCGCCGAGGGCGGCCGTCCGCGGTGTCAGCGACACGGCCAGGTCGCGGCGCTCGCCGTCGGCCAGGGCGAGCGTGTCGACGAGCGGCGCGTACCCGAGCGCCGTCACGCGAAGCACGTAGCGACCCGACAGGAGCCCGCGGAAGACGAACTGGCCCTCAGTCCCGGCGCCCCGCCCGCGTACCGTGCCCGCACTGTCGGTCAGCACCACCGCCGCGCCCACGATGGGCCCCGCCGACTCGGCATCGGCCACGACGCCGAACAGGTCGGCCTGGGCCGCGGCGGGGCCGGCGACCAGGAGCATGGCGAGCAGGGTGAGGGGGCGAATCACGGGCCCGGAGTTTACGGGCCGCGGCGGGGCCTCGGGGAGGCACGACGTACGCCCCGTCGGCCTCCGCTCCCCGCGCCTCGGCCCTGTCGCCGAGGCGGCCCGAACGAGACACGGGCCGACCCCCGAGGGACCGGCCCGTGCTCCATCCTGCGCTCGCGAGAGCCCGTGCTCTGGAGCGTTACCCCTCCGCGTTCTTGCGGGCGTTGGTGGCGCGCTTGCGCTCGTGCGTGTCGAGGTGGCGCTTGCGGAGCCGCATGTGGTGGGGCGTGATCTCGATCAGCTCGTCGTCCCGGATGAACTCGATGGCCTCCTCCAGGGACATCTTCTTGGAGGGGTTCATCTTGAGGAAGTTGTCCGAGCCCGAGGCCCGCATGTTGGTCAGCTTCTTCTCCTTGGTCGCGTTGACCTCCATGTCCTCGTCACGCGCGTTCTCGCCGACGATCATGCCGTTGTAGACCTCGTCGCCGGGCTCCACGAACAGCTGGCCGCGCTCCTGCAGGTTGACGATGGTGTAGGGCGTCACCTTGCCGTTGCGGTCCGCCACGATGGCGCCCGTCGCGCGGTGCGTGATGTTGCCCGCCCACGGCCGGTAGCCGTCGAAGAGGTGCGTCAGCAGGCCCGTCCCCTTGGTGTCGGTCAGGAACTCGGTCCGGTAGCCGATCAGGCCGCGCGCCGGGATCTCGAACGTCATCCGGATGCGCCCGCCGCCGTTGTTCTTCATCTCGACCATCATGCCCTTGCGCGTGCCCAGCGTCTCGATCACGACGCCCATGAACTCCTCGGCCACGTCGACCGTCGCGCGCTCGTACGGCTCGTGCGTCTTGCCGTTGACCTGCTTCGTGATCACCTGCGGCATGCCGACGGCGAACTCGTAGCCCTCGCGGCGCATCTGCTCGATCAGGATCGCCATCTGCAGCTCGCCCCGGCCGAAGACGAGGTAGCGGTCCGTCGTCTCGGTCTCGTCGATGCGGAGGGCCAGGTTGGCCTCGCCCTCCTTCATCAGCCGGTCGCGCAGGTTGCGGGAGGTGACGTACTTGCCGTCCTTGCCCACGAACGGCGAGTCGTTGACGCGGAACTCCATCGACAGCGTCGGCTCGTCGATGTCGAGCGCCGCCAGCGGCTGGGGGTCGTCGATGTCGGTGAGCGACTCGCCCAGCCCGATGCCGGTCATGCCGCCGATGTAGACGATGTCACCGGCGGTGGCCGTCTCCGCCTCGACGCGGTCCAGGCCTTCGGAGACGAACAGGCTGGTCACCTGCGCGGCCTTGGTCTCACCGGTGCGGTGGCACATCAGCACGCGCTGCTTCACCTTGAGCGTGCCGTTGACCACGCGTGCGATGGCGATCGGACCCAGGAAGTTGTCCGGCTTGACGTCCGTGACGAGCACCTGCAGCGTCGCCTCCGGGTCGCCGGCGGGCGCCGGGACGGTGTTCACGATGGTCTCGAAGACCGGCTTGAGGTCGGTCAGCTCCGAGCCCAGCTCCAGCGTGCACTCGCCGTCACGCGCGACGGCGTAGATGACCGGGAAGTCGAGCTGATGCTCGTCGGCGTCGAGGTCGATGAACAGGTCGTAGATCTCGTCCAGCACCTCGGAGGCGCGGGCGTCGCCGCGGTCGATCTTGTTGATGACCACGATGGGCACCAGCCCGAGCGCGAGCGCCTTCGAGAGCACGAAGCGCGTCTGCGGCAGCGGTCCCTCGGCGGCGTCGACCAGCAGCATGATGCCGTCCACCATGCGGAGTGTGCGCTCGACCTCGCCCCCGAAGTCGGCGTGGCCGGGGGTGTCGACGATGTTGATCTTCATCTTCTCGCCCGCGTCGGTCGCGTAGCGCACGGCCGTGTTCTTGGCCATGATCGTGATGCCCTTCTCGCGCTCGAGGTCCATGGAGTCCATCACGCGTTCGGTGATGGCCTCGTGGGCGGCGAAGGTGCCGCTCTGCTGCAGCAGGGCGTCGACGAGGGTGGTCTTGCCGTGGTCGACGTGGGCGACGATGGCGACGTTGCGGATCTGCATGCTTCGGGCCGGTGGCCGAGGGGGTCAAACCGCCAAGGTCCGCCGGAGACAGTGAGGCGGACGCCGAGGGCCGGTGCGTTCGAGGCGAAGACGGGGCTCGCAAGAAGGGCAGGTCTCCGCTCCCACCTCGGTGCCGAGGCGGACGGTCTCGGCCCGGGGGAGGGGAGACGTGAGCGCCTCGGTGCCGTGGCGGATGAGCGGTTCCGTCGCCGTACGGTGCGTGTCTCAGGTACACTCCCCCTGTCCACCATGCCCTGCCTTCGCTTCGTCCTTTTCCTTGCGCTCCTCGCCGGTACCTCTGGCTGCGACCTGACCGCGTCGGACACGCCCGACCTGGCCGGCTCCTGGGCCGGAAGCGCCCTTCTCCCCAACGGGTTCTCCGCCTCCGCCGATCTCTCCCAGTCCGGCACGACGGTCGGCGGCACGCTCCGGATCTCCGGCGTATTCAACCCGACCGATCTCTCGGGCGACATCGACGACCTCGGGCGCCTCTCGTGGACGCTCCAGAGCGGGTGCGAGCGCTGGAGCGGCATCCTGTCCCTCGACGAGTCGGAGGATCGGATGGAGGGCTCCATCAACCTGGATGCGGGGTCCTGCCCGGACACGAGAGGCGCAAGCGGCACGCTCCGGCTGGAGCGCTCGACCGGCTGACCGGCCCGGCGCGTCCTCCTCGCCGTCGGCTCGCCGAGGTGGAGGCGCGGGAGACCGGCCACACGTTCCCTGCGGACATCCCCGGATAAGGGGAGGGGCGCCCATCCTGTCGGAGCGATCATCGCTCGCCGCCGCCGTCACCTCGCCGATGCGCCTCTCGCTCCTCGCCCTGCTCCTCGCCGCCCCGGCCTTCGCCCAGTCCGGCGACGTCACCTTCACCAGTGGGATCGCCCTCACCGGCGGCTTCACCCGCCTCGGCTACGACGGGGAGACCCTCGACACCTTCGACCGGACGTTCAGCGAGTTCTACGCCCAGCGCCTCGACGGGCCGGTGGATCTGCTGCCGGACCACGTGCAGGGCCTCTCGGGCGGCGTCACGACCCGCGTCCGCGCCGACGGCGTCGAGTTCGCGCTCGGGTACACGTATGCCCGTGGTGCGACCGACGCCCGCGCCGTGTTCGAGAACGACTCAGGCCTGCGGGTGACCACGACCTCCATTGACCAGTCCACGTTTCTGGAGGTTCTGGTGGCCGTGGTGCCGCGCGTGACGGTGGGGCCCGTCATTCAGGCGTCACTGAGAGAGGACGTGATCCGAGCCGCCTGGGTGTACCCGGACGGCTCGGAGAGCGTCGGCTCGGAGTATCGCATCAACGGCATCTACCGCGACGTGGGTGGGTCGCGCTTCCTGTTCGAGGCCGGGGGCACGCTCCGGCTGGCGATCACCGACCGCATCACCATCCCGGTGCGGGTGCTGTTCGACCTCCCCGAGCCCGGCGGCGCGTCCGGCATCCCGATGCGCGACGACGACGTGCAGGCCTTCAACGACGCCTTCCCGCTCGACTTCCAGGCCTGGGCGGCCGACCCGGCGGGCCTCAACGACGCCGTCGCCGTGCAGCCCGAGCACCTCGAAGGGATGCGCGTCGAGGCGGGCGTCGAGGTCATCGTCCTGAAATTCTGATTCCCATGCGTCTCTCTCTTCTGGTCGTCGCCCTCCTGCTGGTTGGCTGCGATGCCTTCTTCGATCCCGTGGACGACAACGAGCGCGAGGCGGCCGTCGAACGCCTCGAAGGCGTGTGGACCCGGAGCGTCCGCGCGGAGCGAATTGCGTACGACGGCGCCGTCATGCCCCAGGGACAGCCCGAGGCCAGTGCCATCGAGATCGCGCGCGAGGTGATCTGCAACCGGAGCCAGCCTCTGCGGGCCGAGGGCGACCTGTTTCGAGCGTTCGTCGTGTTCGACCCGGACGATGCCACCGCATTCCGGTCATGCGGCATCCTGACCGTCGACCGGGATCAGGAGCGGGTCGTGTTCCTCGGCGCCACCATGGACGAGGCCGCCAACCTCGCCGTCGACGAGGACGGCCGGCAGGAATGGCACTTCTACGGCCCGCGCGACGACGGCACGGTGATCCGCACGATCTGGTCGCTCACGCGGTAGCCGCCAGCACCGCGTCCACCTCGGCGAGGTCGTCGGGCGAGAGCGTCCAGGCCGCCGCGGCGACGTTGCCCCCGATCTGGGACGGCTTCGTGGCGCCCGCGATGACGCTCGCGACCGGCTCGTGGGCGAGCAGGTATGCGAAGGCGAGGTCCAGGATGGTGTGGCCGCACGCTTCCGAAAACGCGATCAGCCGCTCGACCGTGTCGAGGTTGGCGGGCGTCAGGAGCGCGTCGCCCATGGACTGGAAGCGGCTGCCCTCGGCGCCGCCGAGGCGGGAGCCCTCGGGCGGAGCGTCGCCCTTGCGGTACTTGCCCGTCAGCAGGCCGCTCTTGAGCGGGAAGTACGGCACGAAGGCTACGTCGGCCTCGTGGCACGCGTCGAGCATCCCGTCCTCGGGCTCGCGGTGGAGCAGGCTGTACTCGTTCTGGACAGCCACGAACCGGACGCCGGTCGCCGCGGCTTCGGCCTCGCGAAGCTGGTCGGCGGAGAAGCCCGAGCAGCCGACTTCGCGCACCTTGCCTTCGGTCACCAGGTCGGCCAGCGCGCCGAGCGTGTCGGCGATGGGCGTGGCCGGGTCCGGTCGGTGGAGGTAGTACAGGTCGATGCGGTCGGTGCCGAGGCGCCGCAGGCTGCCCTCGCACGCCGCGCGAACGGCGTCCGGGGCCCCCTTCCCGGTCGGACCGTCGCCGCTCCGGTATCCGAACTTGGTCGCGATCACGACCTCGTCCCGGCGGGACCCGAGGGCGCGGCCGAGGAACGCCTCCGACGCGCCCTCGCCGTACAGCTCGGCCGTGTCGAAGTGCGTGATGCCCGCGTCGAGCGCCGCGTCCACGACCGTCTGCGAGGTGGCCTCGTCGATGTGCCAGCCAAAGTTGTTGCACCCGAGGCCGACGGTGGAGACGGTCAGCGAACCGATGGAGCGAGTCTGCATGGGGGAGGGGATCTGGAGAGAGGAGTCGGGGCTCTGACTCGCAGGCGCCGGTCCCTGATTCCTCTTGTCGGATCCCTCACGCGGCCACGTCACGCACCGTCTGGGGCGTCCGGGTTCATCACCCCGTACGCGAGCGCTGCCAGCGCGCCCCCCGAGAACGGGGCCACGAGGTACACCCAGAGCCCTGCGAGCGAGGCTCCGTCGCCGATCATCTGGTCGACGAGGATGGGCCCGACCGCGACCGCCGGGTTGAAGGCGCCCCCCGAGATGGGGCCGGCCGCGAGGGCCCCTCCGAGCACGACCATCCCGATGGCCAGGCCGTACGAATCGTTGCCCCGCGTGGTGGGCGCGATCGCCACGTTGAGGATGACGAGCGCCAGCAGGAACGTGAACAGCAGCTCCAGCAGGAAGAAGGCCCCGAGCCCGGTCTCCTCCGCGGGCATCACCTGGAGCACGTCCCCGGTGATGGTGTCGGCGGCGAAGGCGGCCACGATGGCGGCGAGCACCTGCACGCCCATGTACGGCACCACCTGCGAGCCAGGGATCCCGCCGCGCAGCCAGAAGGCCAGCGTCACGGCGGGGTTGTAGTGCGCCCGCGAGATGTGCCCGCCCATGTAGATGGCGCCGATCAGCACGCCCGCGATGGCGAACGGCGCATACGTGCTCCCGATGAGTACCGTCAGGCCGATGGTGAGCACGAGGAAGAACGTGCCGAGGAACTCCGTGAGCAGCTTGGCGGCCATGGCAGGGGGGAGACGACTGAGCCGAAGCTAGACCCGCCGTCACTGCGTCCGGGTGGAACGGATTCGTACCGAAGTGGCCGGGTCGTCTCGGACGCGACGAGTGAGGACTTCCTTGGTCGCATGGGTACCTCTCGCCCCACGCAGTTCACCAACCCGCGCGACCCCCACGACTTCGCCCCGACGGGCCCGATGACGCGGACGGAAGCGGAGACCTACCAGCTGTTCCTGCTGGTGGAGTCCGGGGTACGGCGCGTCCGCCTGACGGCTGGGACGGGCGCCGATACCGCGCAGGCGTGCCGCGAGACGGACGGCTTCGTGATGACGGCCGACGACGCGATGCGCCTCCAGCCGATCCCGCACGAGGTGGACCCGGGAAAGCGCTGCACCTGCGCCTACCGCCCGGCCGGGTAGCCAGGACCGGGCCGCATGGGGACTCCGCGAACCCGCCGGGCGCCGTCCGCCTCGGGCCTACCTTCGGACCTGCCCGGCTTCCCACCGCTCCGCCATGGCCAAAGGCCGCTCCAAGACCGGCGCCTCGTTCGACGACCTCGCCACCGGCTTCAAAAACGGCCAGTTCGCGCCGCTGTACTTCTTCTACGGCGAGGAGGGCTGGTTCATGGACGAGCTGCAGCGGCTGGCGGTAGACCACGCCGTGGCGCCCCACGAGCGCGACTTCAACCTCGATGTCGTGTTCGGGCCGGAGGCGAGCGCGCAGGCCGTCCTCGCACAGTGCGCCCAGTTCCCGATGATGGCTGCACGTCGGCTCGTGGTCGTGCGTGGGTTCGAGAAGCTCGACGACAACAGCCTCTTCAAGAGCTACGCCGAGGCGCCGAACCCCCACACCGTCGTCGTCCTGCTGTGCAACGCGAAGCCGAACGTCTCGGCGCATCCCTACCGGGCGCTCCGCGAGAAGGCCGTCTGGTCCAACTTCGAGCCGCTCAAGCCCGCCGCGCTGCCCGGCTGGGTCGACAAACGGTTCCGCGCGCGGCGCGTCGAGACCGAGTCGGGGGCAGCAGCGCTGCTCGCCGAGATGGCGGGCTCCGACCTCCGCTCCCTCGACGCCGAGGTGGAGAAGCTCATCACGTACGTCGGCGAGCGGAAGCGGGTCACGCGCGACGACGTCCTGCGGGCCGCAGGCCACTCGGCCGACCAGAACCCGTTCGAACTCCAGAGTGCACTCGGCCGCGGCGACGTCCCGCACGCGCTCGCCATCGCCGACGCGCTCCTCGCGCAGGCGGGCAACCGGCGCGGCGAGGCCATCCGCATGGTCGCCCTGCTGGCGTCTCACATGACGAAGCTCTGGAAGCTGACAGGCTGTCTTGAGTCCGGCACGCCAGAACGCGAGTGGGCCGGACAGATCGGCGTGAGTCCGTACTTCCTCCGTGACTACGTGCCACCCGCGAAGCGGTACGGGCGCGCAGGCGTCCGCCGGGCTTTCGAAGCGCTCCTGGCAGCCGATCTCGAACTCAAGGGGGGCTCTCACCGCGACGAGCGGCTCATCCTGACCCTCGCACTCCGTCGTGCAGCGGCGACAGCTCCTTAGCGAGGCACGGGGGAAAGCACGAAAGCCCAGTGATCTCTGTTCCGACAGAGACTGTGGGCACGCTCCTTGCGTTTCTCTGGCCGCTGACAAACCGGCGCCCCTCCTCGCCCACCACCTCCCCTCGATCCCTATGCCGACCCTGAAGAAGCAGACGTTCGCCAAGGCCAACCGGACCGTAACTCCGGCGTCCAAGAACCACGGCGTGCTGTCGCAGATGAACGACGAGGACCTGATGTCCCAGTTCCAGATGGGGACGGTCGAGGCGTTCGACATCCTCGTCAGCCGCTACCACGACCCGCTGACGAACTACATCTACCGGTTCCTCGGCGACCTCAAGGAGTGTGAGGATCTGCTCCAGGAGACGTTCCTGCGCGTCTACCGCAACCGCCACAGCTACCGTCGAATTGCCAAGTTCTCGACGTGGCTCTACACCATCGCCGGCAACCTCGCCCGGTCCGAGTACCGCAAGCGCAAGCGCCGCCGCCTGTACAGCCTCCAGTCCGTCAACCGTGACGACGAGGAGTACGAGGTCGAGATCCCCGACGAGACCTTCCTCCCGGACAAGCACGCCGAGGGCACCATCCAGGACAAGTACATCCAGGAGGCGCTCGCGCAGATCCCCGAGGAGTTCCGCGAGGTGGTCGTCCTCCGCGACGTGCAGCAGCTCGCCTACGAGGAGATCGCCGACATCACGGGCCTCCCGATGGGCACGGTCAAGAGCCGCATCAACCGCGGCCGGACCAAGCTGCAGGGCATCCTCAAGGAGGTCTACACGCCCGAGGAGGCGTAGCTCTCTTCCGGCTCCTGTCAGCGGGCGGCTCTCCTGGAGGGCCGCCCGTTTTCGTTGGGGCCGCCTCGGTGCAGTCACCGCCGAGGTGGGCAGGGCCGTCGTCCTCGCGGTCTCTCCACCGACAACGCTTGCCGGGCGGCGGGTGCATCCGCTAGTTTCGTCGTCCCGCTGGCGCCTGCCGCCTGCGGCGTTGGGCCCTTAGCTCAGGGGTTTAGAGCGCTCGCCTCACACGCGAGAGGTCGATGGTTCAAATCCATC from Rubrivirga sp. SAORIC476 encodes the following:
- the holA gene encoding DNA polymerase III subunit delta; protein product: MAKGRSKTGASFDDLATGFKNGQFAPLYFFYGEEGWFMDELQRLAVDHAVAPHERDFNLDVVFGPEASAQAVLAQCAQFPMMAARRLVVVRGFEKLDDNSLFKSYAEAPNPHTVVVLLCNAKPNVSAHPYRALREKAVWSNFEPLKPAALPGWVDKRFRARRVETESGAAALLAEMAGSDLRSLDAEVEKLITYVGERKRVTRDDVLRAAGHSADQNPFELQSALGRGDVPHALAIADALLAQAGNRRGEAIRMVALLASHMTKLWKLTGCLESGTPEREWAGQIGVSPYFLRDYVPPAKRYGRAGVRRAFEALLAADLELKGGSHRDERLILTLALRRAAATAP
- a CDS encoding RNA polymerase sigma factor yields the protein MNDEDLMSQFQMGTVEAFDILVSRYHDPLTNYIYRFLGDLKECEDLLQETFLRVYRNRHSYRRIAKFSTWLYTIAGNLARSEYRKRKRRRLYSLQSVNRDDEEYEVEIPDETFLPDKHAEGTIQDKYIQEALAQIPEEFREVVVLRDVQQLAYEEIADITGLPMGTVKSRINRGRTKLQGILKEVYTPEEA